A single genomic interval of Streptomyces sp. BA2 harbors:
- a CDS encoding Ppx/GppA phosphatase family protein, with the protein MRMSVMDVGSNAVRLVVVDAEDGVPLPVHTAKWKVRLSEEVGPSGVIPEESVGQLVTAVAEAAWTARRWGAAEPLAFATTVVRSAPNRLGVLETIGEETGVRLCTLPGEVEAELTFLGARRWMGWRAGPLAMFDIGGGSLEVAFGRGRLPDYVASLPLGARRLTREFFDGEDPPTEQSVKALRRKVRHQLRDVAARIRWEGPRTAVATSRTFQQLARLGGAAPGRHGPFMARQLSRADLRHCRDRLAALPAAERAKLPGVSAPRAAQSLAGAIVGHTAMKLTGVKTVTLCPWAIREGVLLRHMEDGGAWWSEVSQGEATEPATHPVPLRIAALRH; encoded by the coding sequence ATGCGGATGAGTGTGATGGACGTGGGTTCGAATGCGGTGCGGCTGGTCGTTGTGGACGCTGAGGACGGTGTGCCCTTGCCGGTCCACACCGCCAAGTGGAAGGTGAGACTCTCCGAGGAGGTCGGGCCGAGCGGGGTGATCCCCGAAGAATCGGTGGGGCAGCTCGTCACGGCGGTCGCTGAGGCGGCCTGGACCGCCCGGAGATGGGGCGCGGCGGAGCCGCTGGCCTTCGCCACGACGGTCGTCCGCAGCGCGCCCAACCGGCTGGGCGTACTGGAGACGATAGGCGAGGAGACCGGCGTACGGCTGTGCACGCTGCCCGGAGAGGTGGAGGCCGAACTCACCTTCCTGGGCGCCCGTCGGTGGATGGGCTGGCGGGCCGGGCCTCTCGCCATGTTCGACATCGGCGGCGGCTCGCTGGAGGTGGCCTTCGGACGCGGACGGCTGCCGGACTACGTGGCCTCGCTGCCCCTCGGCGCGCGCCGGCTGACCCGGGAGTTCTTCGACGGCGAGGATCCGCCCACCGAGCAGAGCGTGAAGGCGTTGCGGCGCAAGGTGCGTCACCAACTTCGGGACGTCGCCGCGCGCATCCGCTGGGAGGGGCCGCGCACCGCCGTGGCGACGTCCCGGACGTTCCAGCAGCTGGCCAGGCTCGGGGGCGCCGCCCCTGGCCGCCACGGGCCGTTCATGGCACGGCAGTTGAGCCGGGCGGACCTGCGCCACTGCCGCGACCGGCTCGCCGCGCTGCCGGCGGCCGAGCGCGCCAAGCTGCCGGGAGTGTCGGCGCCGCGGGCCGCGCAGAGCCTGGCTGGGGCGATCGTGGGACACACGGCGATGAAGCTGACGGGCGTCAAGACGGTCACCCTCTGCCCCTGGGCCATCCGTGAAGGCGTACTTCTGCGCCATATGGAGGACGGCGGGGCGTGGTGGTCGGAGGTCAGTCAGGGCGAGGCGACGGAGCCCGCCACCCACCCGGTGCCACTGCGGATCGCGGCTCTGCGGCACTGA
- a CDS encoding ANTAR domain-containing protein has protein sequence MTERVLPAQLVEDSDGTPSVCSRPTVCSRPTLCSCPPGEDDGPLPPIGPAMDGDLVAVSDADAEQDPHVELGQLRRAMQTRPVIDMARGVLMASFGLSAEDAWSVLVSVSQHTNTKLHLVADELVSAATGGEIPKPFRRQLATTIAQLRAGPTDPPAANAGEE, from the coding sequence ATGACAGAACGTGTACTTCCTGCGCAGCTCGTGGAGGACAGCGACGGCACCCCCAGCGTGTGCTCCCGCCCAACCGTGTGCTCCCGCCCAACCCTGTGCTCCTGTCCGCCGGGCGAGGACGACGGGCCGTTGCCGCCGATCGGACCGGCCATGGACGGTGACCTCGTGGCCGTGTCGGACGCCGACGCCGAGCAGGACCCGCACGTCGAACTCGGTCAGCTGCGGCGGGCCATGCAGACGCGACCCGTCATCGACATGGCGCGCGGAGTCCTGATGGCCTCCTTCGGCCTGAGCGCCGAGGACGCGTGGAGCGTGCTGGTCTCGGTCTCCCAGCACACGAACACCAAGCTGCATCTCGTGGCCGACGAACTGGTCAGTGCCGCCACCGGAGGAGAGATCCCGAAGCCGTTCCGACGGCAACTGGCCACGACGATCGCCCAGCTCCGGGCGGGCCCGACGGACCCGCCGGCAGCCAACGCCGGCGAGGAATGA
- a CDS encoding helix-turn-helix transcriptional regulator produces the protein MGAVPEPHSGWTFLTNHARVLAAIADDPATRIRDIAARCRLTERAVQKIVSDLEQGGYLSHTRQGRSNTYRIEAGTILRHPAESGLAVAELLSLLAQHDAGQGDGTRQLESAPPQARGPETGR, from the coding sequence ATGGGTGCAGTACCTGAACCACACAGCGGTTGGACCTTCCTCACCAACCACGCCCGTGTGCTGGCCGCGATCGCCGACGACCCCGCCACGCGCATCCGGGACATCGCCGCCCGCTGCCGGCTCACGGAGCGGGCCGTGCAGAAAATCGTCTCCGATCTGGAGCAGGGCGGATACCTCTCCCATACGCGCCAGGGCCGCTCGAACACGTACCGCATCGAGGCGGGGACCATCTTGCGGCACCCCGCCGAATCGGGCCTCGCCGTGGCGGAGCTCCTCTCGCTCCTCGCCCAGCACGACGCCGGCCAGGGCGACGGGACCCGGCAGTTGGAGTCGGCGCCACCGCAGGCGCGCGGCCCGGAAACCGGCCGGTGA
- a CDS encoding type II toxin-antitoxin system Phd/YefM family antitoxin: MAYEIPVTQARAELADLINRVVYGGERVVVTRHGKPLVALVSAADLERLEALPEADEGQVVSSVSSLRSTSSPSTGAGERQRFGIAAEHQGPNAT; the protein is encoded by the coding sequence ATGGCCTACGAGATTCCGGTGACGCAAGCCCGAGCAGAGCTCGCCGACCTGATCAACCGCGTCGTGTACGGCGGTGAGCGGGTGGTCGTCACGCGTCATGGCAAGCCGCTCGTGGCCCTTGTCTCCGCCGCCGACCTGGAACGGCTCGAGGCGCTGCCGGAGGCGGACGAGGGGCAGGTGGTCAGCTCCGTCTCGTCGCTGCGCTCCACGTCGTCCCCGTCGACCGGTGCGGGCGAGCGGCAGCGGTTCGGCATCGCTGCCGAACACCAGGGCCCCAACGCCACGTAG
- a CDS encoding ABC transporter permease — MSTPLATPPPQGRRMVAVAVLVSALVALALWAFAWPAARTAPRDLPLGVAGPAAATAPLTAQLKDREGAFEIHRYADEAAARAAVEDRAVYGAVVVTPQGMKLLTATAASPVVAQLLEQAVAAQAPEGTEVPTTDVVAAPTADPRGSALGASILPLAIAGVAAGAIVTMLGLRGIRAVACLVSAAAVVGVVAAAVTHSWLGILTGNWWAEAGVLGLSTLAMGGAVAGCAALFGPAGIGAGALTMVLLGNPFSGVTSAPRLLPEPVGFIGQLLPPGAGGTLLRSVSFFDGARVTGPLVTLALWALLGLTAVLLGALRRPAAAGARDESQAAREAEPVA; from the coding sequence ATGTCCACGCCCCTCGCCACCCCGCCCCCACAGGGCCGCCGCATGGTGGCGGTGGCCGTCCTGGTCTCCGCCCTCGTGGCCCTCGCACTGTGGGCGTTCGCCTGGCCCGCGGCCAGGACCGCCCCACGCGACCTGCCCCTCGGCGTCGCGGGACCCGCCGCCGCGACGGCGCCTCTCACGGCCCAACTCAAGGACCGCGAGGGCGCGTTCGAGATCCATCGGTACGCCGATGAAGCCGCGGCCCGCGCTGCCGTCGAGGACCGGGCCGTGTACGGCGCGGTCGTCGTCACGCCGCAAGGAATGAAGCTGCTGACCGCGACCGCGGCGAGCCCGGTGGTCGCCCAGCTCCTGGAGCAGGCGGTGGCCGCTCAGGCTCCGGAGGGGACCGAGGTGCCGACCACCGATGTGGTGGCCGCGCCCACGGCCGACCCGCGGGGCTCCGCACTCGGCGCGAGCATCCTGCCGCTGGCGATCGCGGGGGTCGCGGCCGGCGCGATCGTGACGATGCTCGGCCTGCGCGGCATCCGCGCGGTGGCCTGCCTCGTGTCTGCCGCCGCGGTGGTCGGCGTGGTCGCCGCCGCCGTGACACACAGCTGGCTCGGCATCCTGACGGGCAACTGGTGGGCGGAAGCGGGGGTGTTGGGTCTCTCGACGCTCGCGATGGGCGGCGCCGTCGCCGGGTGCGCCGCGCTCTTCGGCCCGGCGGGCATCGGGGCCGGCGCGCTGACGATGGTGCTGCTCGGCAACCCGTTCTCCGGCGTGACGTCCGCGCCTCGACTGCTGCCCGAACCGGTCGGATTCATCGGCCAGTTGCTGCCGCCCGGCGCCGGGGGCACCCTGCTGCGCTCGGTGTCCTTCTTCGACGGCGCGCGCGTCACGGGCCCGCTCGTCACCCTCGCCCTCTGGGCCCTGCTCGGCCTGACGGCCGTACTGCTCGGCGCGCTCCGCCGCCCCGCTGCTGCCGGGGCACGCGACGAGTCACAGGCGGCGAGAGAAGCGGAGCCGGTCGCCTGA
- a CDS encoding TetR/AcrR family transcriptional regulator, protein MARVSQEHLDARRRQILDGAALCFARNGFHATSMQDVLKEVGLSAGAVYRYFRGKEELIGAIVGEVLEWIQATFEEAAKETPPPPPDVLVGQALAQVLRRKPGVQEGEVSYFPRLLVQVWAETLRNKELAAVLNQGYAKVRVAWVKIVEGYQAAGMMRDDIPADHVARVMVAAAQGFAAQLALFDEVPVEALQDGLRGLMSMGRPS, encoded by the coding sequence ATGGCCCGCGTATCCCAGGAGCACCTCGACGCACGCCGCCGCCAGATCCTTGACGGCGCCGCCCTCTGTTTCGCCCGCAATGGCTTCCACGCCACCTCGATGCAGGACGTGCTCAAGGAGGTCGGCCTCTCGGCCGGAGCGGTCTACCGCTACTTCCGGGGCAAGGAAGAGCTGATCGGGGCGATCGTCGGCGAGGTCCTCGAGTGGATCCAGGCGACTTTCGAAGAGGCGGCCAAGGAGACCCCGCCGCCACCGCCGGACGTGCTGGTCGGCCAGGCCCTCGCCCAGGTGCTCCGCCGCAAGCCCGGCGTCCAGGAGGGGGAGGTCTCGTACTTCCCGCGGCTGCTCGTGCAGGTGTGGGCGGAGACCCTGCGCAACAAAGAGCTCGCGGCCGTCCTGAACCAGGGTTACGCCAAGGTGCGGGTGGCCTGGGTGAAGATCGTCGAGGGGTATCAGGCGGCGGGCATGATGCGCGACGACATCCCGGCCGACCATGTCGCGCGGGTGATGGTCGCCGCGGCTCAGGGGTTCGCCGCCCAGCTGGCGCTGTTCGACGAGGTCCCGGTCGAGGCGCTGCAGGACGGTCTGCGCGGGCTGATGAGTATGGGTCGGCCCAGCTGA
- a CDS encoding urease subunit gamma, translated as MQLTPHEQERLLIHVAADVAEKRRARGLLLNHPEAIALITSHILEGARDGRTVSELMSSGRKVLTRDEVMGGIPEMIHDVQVEATFPDGTKLVTVHDPIV; from the coding sequence GTGCAACTGACCCCGCACGAGCAGGAGAGACTGCTCATCCATGTGGCCGCGGACGTGGCCGAGAAGCGAAGGGCGCGGGGGCTGCTGCTCAATCACCCCGAGGCGATCGCGCTGATCACGTCCCACATCCTCGAAGGTGCCCGTGACGGCCGCACCGTATCCGAACTCATGTCGTCGGGGCGCAAGGTGCTCACCCGTGACGAGGTGATGGGCGGCATCCCCGAGATGATCCACGACGTCCAGGTCGAGGCCACCTTCCCGGACGGCACCAAGCTCGTCACCGTCCACGATCCGATCGTCTGA
- a CDS encoding urease subunit beta: protein MSSAQSPTHPVIPGEILFADEPVAYNVGREVTALTVLNAADRPVQVGSHYHFAEANPGLDFDRAAAHGKRLNIAAGTAVRFEPGIPVDVELIPLAGLRIVPGLRGETGGPLDA from the coding sequence ATGAGTTCCGCGCAGAGTCCCACGCATCCCGTCATCCCCGGCGAGATCCTCTTCGCCGACGAGCCCGTCGCCTACAACGTGGGCCGCGAGGTCACCGCCCTCACCGTCCTCAACGCCGCCGACCGCCCCGTCCAGGTCGGCTCCCACTACCACTTCGCCGAGGCCAACCCCGGTCTCGACTTCGATCGCGCCGCCGCGCACGGCAAGCGGCTCAACATCGCCGCGGGCACCGCCGTGCGCTTCGAGCCCGGAATCCCCGTCGACGTCGAACTCATCCCCCTGGCCGGCCTGCGCATCGTGCCAGGACTGCGCGGCGAGACCGGAGGCCCCCTCGATGCCTGA
- a CDS encoding urease subunit alpha: MPELSRAAYADLFGPTTGDRIRLADTDLLVEIEEDRSGGPGRSGDEAVFGGGKVIRESMGQSRATRAEGAPDTVVTGAVIIDHWGIVKADIGIRDGRITGIGKSGNPDTMDGVHPELVIGPETEVIAGNGKILTAGGIDTHIHFISPTIVDEALASGVTTLIGGGTGPAEGSKATTITPGSWHLARMFAAMDSSPVNIGFLGKGNTVSSESMHAQLRAGAVSFKIHEDWGATPATIDACLNVCEDTGAQLAVHTDTLNEAGFIDATFAAVAGRTLHAFHVEGAGGGHAPDMITAVSLPNMLPSSTNPTRPHTVNTVEEHLDMLMVCHHLNPAVPEDLAFAESRIRPTTIGAEDILHDLGAISIMSSDSQAMGRIGEVVMRTWQTAHVMKRRRGFLPGDTRADNRRARRYVAKYTINAAVAQGVDHEIGSVESGKLADLVLWDPKFFGVKPQLVIKGGQIAYAQMGDANASIPTPQPVLPRPMFGARGAAPGLNSLNFVTRSALDDGLPERLGLAKEFTAIRSTRGRTKADMRENDALPRVEVAPDSFAVTIDGELVEPSPAAELPLAQRYFLF; this comes from the coding sequence ATGCCTGAGCTGTCCCGCGCCGCGTACGCCGATCTGTTCGGCCCCACCACGGGCGACCGCATCCGGCTCGCCGACACCGACCTCCTCGTCGAGATCGAGGAGGACCGCTCCGGCGGACCCGGACGCTCCGGCGACGAAGCCGTGTTCGGCGGCGGCAAGGTCATCCGCGAGTCGATGGGGCAGTCGCGCGCGACCCGCGCCGAAGGAGCCCCCGACACCGTCGTCACCGGCGCCGTGATCATCGATCACTGGGGCATCGTCAAGGCCGACATCGGCATACGAGACGGCCGCATCACCGGCATCGGCAAGTCCGGCAACCCGGACACGATGGACGGCGTGCACCCCGAACTCGTGATCGGCCCGGAGACCGAAGTCATCGCGGGCAACGGCAAGATCCTCACCGCAGGCGGCATCGACACCCACATCCACTTCATCTCGCCGACCATCGTCGACGAGGCCCTCGCCTCCGGGGTCACCACCCTCATCGGCGGCGGCACGGGCCCCGCCGAGGGCAGCAAGGCGACCACGATCACGCCCGGCTCCTGGCACCTGGCCCGGATGTTCGCCGCGATGGACTCCAGCCCCGTCAACATCGGCTTCCTCGGCAAGGGCAACACGGTCTCCAGTGAGTCCATGCACGCCCAACTGCGGGCCGGAGCCGTCAGCTTCAAGATCCACGAGGACTGGGGCGCGACACCCGCCACCATCGACGCGTGCCTGAACGTCTGTGAGGACACCGGCGCCCAGCTCGCCGTCCACACCGACACCCTGAACGAAGCGGGCTTCATCGACGCCACCTTCGCCGCCGTCGCGGGCCGCACCCTGCACGCCTTCCACGTCGAGGGCGCGGGCGGCGGGCACGCCCCGGACATGATCACGGCGGTGTCGCTGCCGAACATGCTGCCCAGCTCCACCAACCCGACCCGGCCGCACACCGTCAACACCGTCGAGGAGCACCTCGACATGCTGATGGTCTGTCACCACCTCAACCCGGCGGTCCCCGAGGACCTCGCCTTCGCCGAGTCGCGTATCCGGCCCACCACCATCGGGGCCGAGGACATCCTGCACGACCTCGGAGCCATCTCGATCATGTCGTCGGACTCGCAGGCCATGGGACGCATCGGCGAGGTCGTCATGCGGACCTGGCAGACCGCCCATGTGATGAAGCGGCGGCGTGGCTTCCTGCCGGGGGACACCCGCGCGGACAACCGGCGCGCGCGTCGCTATGTCGCCAAGTACACGATCAACGCGGCGGTCGCGCAGGGCGTCGACCACGAGATCGGCTCGGTCGAGAGCGGCAAGCTCGCCGACCTGGTGCTGTGGGACCCGAAGTTCTTCGGAGTCAAGCCCCAACTGGTCATCAAGGGCGGGCAGATCGCGTACGCGCAGATGGGCGACGCCAACGCCTCCATCCCCACTCCGCAGCCGGTCCTTCCGCGGCCCATGTTCGGTGCGCGCGGCGCGGCGCCGGGGCTCAACTCGCTCAACTTCGTGACGCGGTCGGCGCTGGACGACGGGCTGCCGGAACGGCTCGGCCTGGCCAAGGAGTTCACCGCGATCCGCTCCACGCGCGGGCGCACGAAGGCGGACATGCGCGAGAACGACGCCCTGCCGAGGGTGGAGGTCGCTCCCGACAGCTTCGCCGTCACCATCGACGGCGAGCTCGTCGAGCCGTCGCCCGCCGCCGAACTGCCGCTCGCGCAGCGGTACTTCCTGTTCTGA
- a CDS encoding urease accessory protein UreF: MSRAALLVLADGRFPAGGHAHSGGAEEAVKAGRITGAADLEEFCRGRLHTTGLVSAALSASAALGLDPLELDEAADARTPSAALRGAGRRLGRQMMRAARAAWPDPALDQLAAARPKGAHQPVVLGLAARAAGLGAQDAAYCSVYECVSGPATATVRLLSLDPFDATGVLARLAPELDLVACAAADAARCAVVDGVDALPAASAPLLEIGAEAHAGWPARLFAS; this comes from the coding sequence ATGTCTAGAGCTGCACTTCTCGTTCTGGCCGACGGCCGCTTTCCCGCCGGAGGGCACGCGCACTCCGGCGGGGCCGAGGAGGCCGTCAAGGCGGGCCGGATCACCGGCGCCGCCGACCTGGAGGAATTCTGCCGGGGTCGGCTGCACACGACGGGGCTCGTGTCCGCCGCGTTGTCGGCGTCCGCCGCGCTGGGGCTCGATCCGCTGGAACTTGACGAGGCCGCCGACGCGCGGACACCCTCGGCCGCGCTGCGAGGTGCCGGGCGACGGCTCGGACGGCAGATGATGCGGGCCGCGCGGGCCGCGTGGCCCGACCCAGCTCTGGATCAGCTGGCCGCCGCCCGGCCCAAGGGGGCGCACCAGCCGGTCGTTCTCGGGCTCGCCGCCCGGGCGGCGGGTCTGGGGGCACAGGACGCCGCGTACTGCTCCGTGTACGAGTGCGTCAGCGGGCCGGCGACGGCGACCGTGCGGTTGCTGAGCCTCGACCCGTTCGACGCGACGGGTGTGCTGGCTCGGCTGGCACCTGAGCTCGATCTCGTCGCTTGCGCGGCGGCGGATGCGGCGCGGTGCGCGGTTGTCGACGGGGTCGACGCCTTGCCCGCGGCGTCCGCGCCGCTGCTGGAGATCGGGGCCGAGGCCCACGCCGGGTGGCCTGCGCGGTTGTTCGCTTCGTAG
- the ureG gene encoding urease accessory protein UreG, whose protein sequence is MHLNHTHDEATAVSADAHRPDGRRRALRIGLGGPVGSGKTATVAALCKELRAELSLAVVTNDIYTREDAEFLLREAVLPPERITAVETGACPHTAIRDDISANLEAVEDLEDEVGPLDLILVESGGDNLTATFSKGLVDAQIFVIDVAGGDDIPRKGGPGVSTADLLVVNKTDLAPHVGSDLARMAADAKAQRAELPVVFQSLRSGEGVAPVAAWVRAQYAAWTASA, encoded by the coding sequence ATGCACCTCAATCACACCCACGACGAAGCCACCGCCGTCAGCGCCGACGCCCACCGCCCCGACGGGCGCCGCCGCGCCCTGCGGATCGGGCTCGGCGGGCCCGTCGGGTCCGGCAAGACCGCCACCGTCGCCGCGCTCTGCAAGGAGCTGCGGGCAGAGCTGTCCCTCGCCGTCGTCACGAACGACATCTACACGCGCGAGGACGCCGAGTTCCTGCTGCGCGAGGCCGTGCTCCCGCCCGAGCGGATCACCGCCGTGGAGACCGGCGCGTGCCCGCACACCGCGATCCGTGACGACATCTCCGCCAACCTGGAGGCCGTGGAGGACCTGGAGGACGAAGTCGGGCCGCTCGACCTGATCCTCGTCGAGTCCGGCGGTGACAACCTCACCGCCACCTTCTCCAAGGGCCTCGTCGACGCGCAGATCTTCGTCATCGACGTCGCGGGCGGCGACGACATCCCGCGCAAGGGCGGCCCCGGCGTCAGCACCGCCGACCTCCTGGTCGTCAACAAGACCGACCTCGCCCCGCACGTCGGCTCCGACCTCGCCCGCATGGCCGCGGACGCCAAGGCCCAGCGTGCCGAACTGCCCGTCGTCTTCCAGTCGTTGAGGTCGGGCGAGGGCGTCGCCCCCGTCGCCGCCTGGGTACGCGCCCAGTACGCCGCCTGGACCGCGTCCGCATGA
- a CDS encoding urease accessory protein UreD, producing the protein MSTETISASGVRGTARITARGDGRGGTVLPVLDGEGQLAPRRTRSAGKGAHVTLVGAMSGPLGGDHLTVEAAAHDGARLHIGSAAATLALPGQSKEAARYDVRLTVGDDAELHWLPEQLISVRDSDLRVTTRAELAASARLVLREEQVLGRTGEDAGRLSSRLTVRRAGRLLLDQELSCGPGAPGGWDGPAVLAGHRAIGQLIVVRPEFEQDLPGPALLGDGAALTPLAGPAVLVTAVAPDALRVRRVLDGALRTLT; encoded by the coding sequence ATGAGCACGGAGACCATCTCCGCGTCGGGTGTGCGCGGCACCGCCCGCATCACCGCGCGGGGCGACGGGCGGGGCGGCACCGTCCTGCCCGTGCTCGACGGGGAGGGACAGCTCGCCCCGCGCCGCACCCGGTCGGCAGGAAAGGGCGCCCACGTCACGCTCGTCGGAGCCATGAGCGGCCCCCTCGGGGGCGACCACCTCACGGTCGAGGCCGCCGCACACGACGGGGCCCGGCTGCACATCGGCTCGGCCGCCGCCACGCTCGCCCTGCCGGGGCAGTCGAAGGAGGCGGCGCGCTACGACGTGCGGCTCACGGTCGGCGACGACGCGGAATTGCACTGGCTGCCCGAGCAGTTGATCTCCGTACGCGACAGCGATCTGCGGGTGACCACGCGGGCCGAGCTCGCCGCGAGCGCGCGCCTGGTGCTGCGGGAGGAGCAGGTGCTCGGGCGGACCGGTGAAGACGCGGGCCGCCTCAGCAGCCGACTCACCGTGCGCCGGGCAGGGCGGCTCCTCCTCGACCAGGAGCTCTCCTGCGGGCCCGGAGCGCCCGGCGGATGGGACGGCCCGGCTGTCCTTGCGGGGCATCGCGCGATCGGACAACTCATCGTCGTACGCCCCGAGTTCGAGCAGGACCTGCCCGGCCCCGCCCTCCTCGGCGATGGCGCCGCGCTCACTCCGCTCGCCGGCCCCGCCGTGCTAGTCACCGCCGTCGCCCCCGACGCGCTGCGGGTCCGCCGCGTCCTCGACGGCGCCTTGCGCACACTCACGTGA
- a CDS encoding DUF4760 domain-containing protein: MDGSLVLNLLALTVSGGAFLTSALAARRQLKLANDSNVLPVIIDVFKETRTPEFSRSMEYIRDQLRDSHPAEEGYRNLPEEIKEHIRRVGLFYDDIGKLVAHNVVDEQLVLGAYGRAILGAWDKLAPFVYAERERHRNLTMSYFEDLAWRAKNTTMQDVHRTVGLRRLPPR, from the coding sequence GTGGATGGATCACTGGTGCTGAATCTGCTTGCCCTGACGGTGTCGGGAGGCGCGTTTCTGACTTCTGCATTGGCTGCCCGCCGTCAGCTCAAGCTGGCCAACGACTCGAATGTCTTGCCGGTCATCATCGACGTCTTTAAGGAGACGCGAACTCCGGAGTTCTCTCGGTCGATGGAGTACATCCGGGATCAGCTTAGAGATAGCCATCCCGCCGAAGAGGGGTACCGGAACCTTCCGGAAGAGATTAAAGAGCACATTCGGCGAGTTGGCCTGTTCTATGACGATATTGGGAAGCTTGTTGCCCATAACGTCGTGGACGAGCAACTGGTCCTTGGGGCGTACGGCAGGGCGATCCTCGGAGCATGGGACAAGCTGGCTCCCTTCGTTTATGCCGAAAGGGAGAGACATCGCAACCTGACGATGTCCTACTTCGAGGACCTGGCGTGGCGGGCGAAGAACACCACGATGCAGGACGTTCATCGCACGGTTGGCCTTCGCCGCTTACCTCCTCGGTGA